Sequence from the Nitrospinaceae bacterium genome:
GTTGACCCACTTGATGATGCGATCAGTCATAGCATCATGCCTCGGGCATCGATACGAAGATGCTGGCGCCGCGAATTTCGACAGTATATTGAGCCAGTGGTGTCGGGGGCGGTCCCTTGATCGGTTTTCCGTCTGAATTGAAAACGGCATCGTGGCAAGGGCAAATGAAAGCCTTGTCCTCGGGTTTCCAGTGAACCTGACATCCTAGGTGTGTGCACGTTGTAGAGAAGGCGCGGACGTTGTCGCCCGAGCGAACTAGCATGAATTTTTGGCCCGTGAGGTCTTTTGCCAAGCGGCTTTCGCCGTCGGGGACATCCGAAAGGGCGGCCGAGAGCACCTGGACCTGCCTTGGAGGTTTTTGCCTTCCAAATAGATAACGAAGGCCGTATATCGTAGCGGTACCGTAGCTAATGACAAGGCCCGTCGCCATTGCGATGAAAGCCATCGCGCCACGACGGCCCAGTTCTTCGGTTTCAGGTGAATTTGAGTCGGATACAACCATTCGAACCTGCTCCTGGAGCTAAAATTTCAGTATACGAATGGGCCGATACTTCATAATTGTGGTACATCAACAACAACAATAAAGAAAAGGAAAAGCGTCAATAGGGATATTTTATTCTTCTAGTAATTATTTAATTTTTCCTGCCTTTAGATGCGCAAATACCCATACACAGACAAAAACGGAGGAGCCTAAGCTCCTCCGTTTTTGTCTGTGTTAAACCTGAACATCTATTCTGACAAGCAGATGCTTATTTTACGGCGTCTTTTAGTCCCGCTCCAGCCTTGAACTTGGGTACCTTCGAGGCTTTAATCTGAATCGACTCGCCTGTTTTCGGATTGCGGCCCATGCGCGCGGCACGGTTGGAAATGCTGAAGGTGCCAAAACCCGTCAGCATTACCTTATCGCCGCCTTTGAGCGCCCCAGTTACGGAGGAGACAAACGCGTTCAGAACGGCCTCCGCTCCTGCCTTGTTCATGTCTGTTTCGTCTGCGATTGCGTTAATCAAATCACCTTTGTTCATATCTTCCTTCTCCTGGTCTGCATAAGGCAGCACCATCGG
This genomic interval carries:
- a CDS encoding Rieske (2Fe-2S) protein, whose translation is MVVSDSNSPETEELGRRGAMAFIAMATGLVISYGTATIYGLRYLFGRQKPPRQVQVLSAALSDVPDGESRLAKDLTGQKFMLVRSGDNVRAFSTTCTHLGCQVHWKPEDKAFICPCHDAVFNSDGKPIKGPPPTPLAQYTVEIRGASIFVSMPEA
- a CDS encoding HU family DNA-binding protein, coding for MNKGDLINAIADETDMNKAGAEAVLNAFVSSVTGALKGGDKVMLTGFGTFSISNRAARMGRNPKTGESIQIKASKVPKFKAGAGLKDAVK